A single window of Nicotiana sylvestris chromosome 3, ASM39365v2, whole genome shotgun sequence DNA harbors:
- the LOC138887037 gene encoding uncharacterized protein: MLRPIESKLPNHPLKNIDYSLRCEYCSRTPGHDTEKCWHLKNAIQELIDTNQIDVQTLEAPNINQNPLPTHEETNMIEIVHKIGEPKKTSQTVMMIRSSKKGSPSDIAAKQEKSKVVVLGVANKSIIIVEGACTDLVIIKLVTQLPEVNEKVNEAQGLTRSGSCFAPEELRKAKTSRDNPVLVKKAVTEEEAEEFLRKMKVQDYSIVEQLKKTPAQISLLSLFIHSYKHHRALMKILNEAHVPDKILVNDKIFEVNRVTFFDDELPMEGTAHNKSLYLTVKYEDSMVTRVLVDNGSSANIGPFSTLNKLKVDDERIHKNIICVRGFDGGGKDSVSDIVLELIIGPVEFTMEFHVLDVAVSYNFLLGRPCIHSAKAVPSTLYQMVKFEWDRQEIVVHGEDNLCAHIDASVAFIEAEDDKGPWVYQVFEIVLVEKF, translated from the exons atgctgaggccaattgagtcgaaattgccCAACCATCCTCTAAAGAATATTGATTACTCCTtgagatgtgaatattgttctagaactccggggcatgatacggagaagtgctggcacttgaaaaatgccatccaggagctcattgacacaaacCAGATTGATGTCCAGACtctagaggcacccaacatcaaccagaacccattgccaacccatgaggaaacaaatatgattgagattgtACATAAGATAGGGGAGCCCAAGAAgacttcacagaccgtcatgatgattcggtccagtaag AAAGGATCCCCAAGTGATATTGCggcaaagcaagaaaagtcaaaagtggttgtgctaggagtggcaaacaagtcgatcataattgtagagggtgcctGTACCGATCTTGTCATCATCAAGCTTGTAACCCAGTTGCCG GAAGTGAACGAAAAAGTCAACgaggcccagggattaactcgttcggggagtTGCTTTGCCCCAgaggagttaagaaaagctaaaacatccagagataatccagttctagtaaagaaagcagtcactgaagaagaggcggaggagtttttgagaaaaatgaaggtacaagattattccattgtggagcagttgaaaAAGACGCCTGCTCAGATATCCTTGCTATCATTGTTTATCCACTCATACAAGCATCatcgggccttgatgaaaattttgaatgaagctcatgtccccgacaaaattttagtgaacgacaaaatatttgaggtgaacagggtcacCTTCTTTGATGATGAGTTGCCGATGGAAGGTACTGCACACAATAAATCTCTCTACCTTACGGTAAAATATGAAGATTCTATGGTCACCAGGGTGTTAGTCgataatggttccagtgcaaacattggTCCTTTCTCTACTTTAAacaagttgaaagttgatgatgagaggattcacaagaacatcatttgtgttcgaggttttgatggtggagggaaagattcagttagtgatatagtgcttgagttgataataggaccggtggaatttaccatggagttccacgTACTGGACGTGGCCGTCTCCTACAATTTTTTGTTAGGTCGACCTTGTATTCATTCCGCCAAAGCAGTACCATCCACTTTgtatcagatggtcaagttcgaatgggatagacaggagatcgtcgtgcatggcgaggataatttgtgtgctcacaTTGATGCCTCTGTCGCGTTCATTGaggctgaagatgacaaagggccttgggtctatcaagtttttgaaatagTGCTGGTCGAGAAAttctag